A region from the Acyrthosiphon pisum isolate AL4f chromosome A1, pea_aphid_22Mar2018_4r6ur, whole genome shotgun sequence genome encodes:
- the LOC100166514 gene encoding octopamine receptor → MINETSAAAIELAAVAADGCQVTSENSAGSGSAAMLTVIAVIVITTALIVITVFGNILVIMSVVQYPPLRSVPNIFIVSLAVADLTVAIGVLPLNVVYNVTGVWLFGGVVCKLWLTCDVLCCTASILNLCAIALDRYRAITQPIAYAQKRTVSRVMWTVALVWIASAVISSPPLIGWNDWPDVFDEHTACALTTHPGYVVYSSMGSFYIPLVVMSITYLRIYVATRRRLRRRAKQVAASLPTAAAGSSCKRDDAATGSGKTKMAADAATGDSASSSDEVDAATNGTGSSGDKQRTGRGAPMAVRAVPSMGKHVNQLLEHKQRISLSKERKAAKTLGVIMGVFVVSWLPFFVIYLFFPFCKSCCPPSKVLVNVVTWLGYLNSTVNPIIYTRCNMDFRRSFKKILHMDEHHQHLQHHHR, encoded by the coding sequence ATGATTAACGAAACGTCGGCGGCAGCGATCGAGCTGGCCGCTGTGGCCGCGGACGGCTGCCAGGTGACCAGCGAAAACAGCGCGGGGTCGGGATCGGCGGCCATGTTGACCGTGATCGCGGTGATCGTGATCACTACGGCGCTGATCGTGATCACCGTGTTCGGCAACATACTGGTCATCATGAGCGTGGTGCAGTACCCACCGCTTCGATCCGTGCCCAACATATTCATCGTGTCACTGGCCGTGGCCGACCTGACGGTGGCCATAGGTGTGCTACCGCTGAATGTCGTTTACAACGTGACTGGCGTGTGGCTGTTCGGCGGCGTCGTGTGCAAGCTGTGGCTGACGTGCGACGTACTGTGCTGCACCGCGTCTATACTGAACTTGTGCGCGATCGCGCTGGACAGGTACCGGGCCATCACGCAGCCGATAGCGTACGCGCAGAAGCGCACCGTGTCCCGCGTCATGTGGACGGTGGCACTGGTGTGGATCGCCAGCGCGGTCATCAGCTCACCGCCGCTCATCGGCTGGAACGACTGGCCGGATGTGTTCGACGAGCACACGGCGTGCGCGCTCACCACGCACCCCGGTTACGTGGTGTATTCGTCCATGGGTTCGTTTTACATACCACTGGTGGTGATGAGCATCACGTATCTCAGGATATACGTGGCCACCAGGCGGCGGCTGAGACGCCGGGCAAAACAAGTAGCCGCGTCGTTGCCGACCGCGGCGGCCGGTTCGTCGTGCAAACGGGACGACGCGGCCACCGGTAGCGGCAAGACCAAGATGGCGGCTGACGCAGCAACGGGCGACTCGGCCAGCAGCAGTGATGAGGTGGACGCGGCCACCAACGGTACGGGCAGCAGCGGTGACAAGCAGCGAACGGGGCGGGGTGCGCCGATGGCCGTGCGAGCGGTGCCGTCGATGGGCAAGCACGTCAACCAGTTACTGGAGCACAAGCAGCGCATATCACTATCCAAAGAGCGCAAAGCCGCCAAGACGCTGGGTGTCATTATGGGCGTGTTCGTCGTCAGCTGGCTGCCGTTCTTCGTCATCTACCTGTTCTTCCCGTTCTGCAAGTCGTGCTGTCCGCCGTCCAAGGTGCTCGTCAACGTGGTCACGTGGCTCGGGTACCTCAACTCGACCGTCAACCCTATTATATACACCCGGTGCAATATGGACTTCCGGCGGTCGTTCAAGAAGATCCTGCATATGGACGAGCATCACCAGCACTTACAGCACCACCATCGCTGA
- the LOC103308346 gene encoding uncharacterized protein LOC103308346 produces MALRVASAYCTVSNAAIMVVIGIIPIHLLALEKAEMEQARKNGSETRDQNEGVEYMEERMKCSCGRTLDAQADPDDRNLEKQEARLHGYINVHVTQFLTRHGCFNEYLFRLNKRNDAVCMYCDNPYDDAEHTFIVYGRWWRGRRNLEVELDVYITLKGMVDAM; encoded by the coding sequence ATGGCACTGAGGGTGGCGAGTGCCTACTGCACTGTTTCCAACGCGGCTATAATGGTGGTAATCGGAATTATCCCGATTCACCTACTCGCTTTGGAAAAAGCAGAAATGGAGCAAGCGCGGAAGAATGGTAGTGAAACTAGAGACCAGAATGAAGGCGTTGAGTACATGGAAGAGAGAATGAAATGCAGCTGCGGGAGGACGTTAGACGCACAGGCTGATCCCGACGATCGAAACCTGGAGAAACAGGAAGCACGGCTGCACGGGTATATAAATGTTCACGTGACCCAATTCTTGACGAGACACGGATGtttcaatgaatatttatttagattaaataaGAGAAACGATGCGGTGTGCATGTACTGTGACAATCCATACGACGACGCAGAACACACGTTTATCGTATACGGCAGGTGGTGGCGAGGACGGCGGAATTTGGAAGTGGAGCTCGACGTGTACATCACTCTAAAGGGGATGGTTGATGCAATGTAA